A window of Clostridium sp. 'White wine YQ' contains these coding sequences:
- a CDS encoding pseudouridine synthase — MRINKLLSNYGYCSRVETNRFINDKRVIINGELAMPGQWVEETDIILLDGVPIKRKERIYIVLNKPVGITCTAAKDVKDNIIDYINYPEYIFPVGRLDKESQGLIIMTNDGELADKILNSENSHEKEYIVTVDKTIDNNFINGMSKGVKLGEKLTKPCKVNKIDNNTFRIILTEGLNKQIRKMTKTFGYTVIRLERIRIININIDGIEIGKWRNITDDELQELREYIK; from the coding sequence ATGAGGATAAATAAACTACTAAGTAATTATGGATATTGTTCTAGAGTTGAAACCAATAGGTTTATTAATGATAAAAGGGTAATTATAAATGGTGAGCTTGCAATGCCAGGACAATGGGTAGAGGAAACAGATATAATACTTTTAGATGGTGTACCTATTAAAAGAAAAGAAAGAATATATATAGTTTTAAATAAACCAGTAGGAATAACTTGCACTGCGGCAAAAGATGTTAAAGATAATATAATTGATTATATTAATTATCCTGAATATATTTTTCCTGTTGGAAGACTAGATAAGGAATCACAAGGTTTAATTATAATGACAAATGATGGGGAGCTAGCAGATAAAATATTAAACTCAGAGAATAGCCATGAAAAAGAATATATTGTTACAGTTGATAAAACAATAGATAATAATTTTATTAATGGAATGTCTAAAGGCGTTAAACTAGGTGAAAAATTAACAAAGCCATGCAAAGTAAATAAAATAGACAACAATACTTTTAGAATTATTTTGACTGAAGGATTAAATAAACAGATACGAAAAATGACAAAAACCTTTGGTTATACCGTTATAAGATTAGAAAGAATAAGAATAATTAACATAAATATTGATGGCATTGAAATAGGTAAGTGGAGAAATATAACTGATGATGAACTTCAAGAATTAAGAGAATATATTAAATAA
- a CDS encoding MerR family transcriptional regulator, with amino-acid sequence MEYTVQKLGKLAGVSTRTLRYYDEIGILKPARINSSGYRIYGKAEVDRLQQILFFRELGVSLENIRDIMTSPYFDAAKALKEHREKLLEKRAQLDLLIENVNKTIAQTEGGTIMSDKEKFEGFKQNLINENEKKYGKEIREKYGDDTINKSNQKLKNMTQEEYDEITKLSNEVLETLEEAIKTGDPAGELAQKTADLHRKWLSFYWDSYSKEAHAGIAQMYVDDERFTAYYDKITKGAAEFLRDAILIYTGMKK; translated from the coding sequence ATGGAATACACAGTGCAGAAACTTGGAAAATTAGCAGGAGTAAGTACCAGAACATTAAGGTATTATGATGAGATAGGTATTCTTAAGCCGGCAAGAATAAACTCATCAGGATATAGGATATACGGTAAAGCTGAAGTAGATAGGCTGCAACAAATTCTTTTTTTCAGAGAGCTTGGAGTAAGCTTAGAAAATATAAGAGATATTATGACTTCACCTTACTTTGATGCAGCTAAAGCACTGAAGGAACACCGTGAAAAGCTTCTTGAAAAAAGAGCACAATTGGATTTATTAATTGAAAATGTTAATAAAACTATTGCTCAAACTGAAGGAGGAACTATAATGTCAGATAAAGAGAAATTTGAAGGATTTAAACAAAATTTGATAAATGAAAATGAAAAGAAATACGGAAAAGAAATTCGTGAAAAATATGGTGATGATACAATAAATAAGTCTAACCAAAAATTGAAGAATATGACCCAAGAGGAGTATGACGAAATAACTAAGCTATCTAATGAAGTATTAGAAACTCTTGAGGAAGCTATTAAAACGGGAGATCCAGCAGGAGAGCTAGCTCAAAAAACAGCTGATTTACATCGTAAATGGTTAAGTTTTTATTGGGATTCATATAGCAAAGAAGCTCATGCAGGTATAGCTCAAATGTATGTTGATGATGAAAGATTTACAGCATATTATGATAAGATAACTAAAGGAGCTGCAGAGTTCTTAAGAGATGCAATTTTAATTTATACTGGAATGAAAAAATAA
- a CDS encoding putative bifunctional diguanylate cyclase/phosphodiesterase — protein MFIYLILFISIALIIYMYVKYILLNNELKNSKKLMNLILSHIGDGVIISDNNGNTISTNSIVNSITNIDEKNLKNLSSDSVLKTISKIIYQNSQDENSKDSTNLICEDDCINKSVLFTKKRNGKTYNKVTILHNLFECSTAHQIIHKMAHYDSLTGLANRSYINELLSLELKTSKENKTQTAVVFIDLDNFKIINDTLGHDIGDLVLKEVSSKIQEHLGNEAHTGRLGGDEFLIILPAIKSPKDSLNKINNLLNDLNGSITIDNKEVFITASAGISVCPLHSYDAKTLLKNADIAMYNAKNKGKNQCLLFNEEMSIERSTKLEIIEDLKNAIENNEFKLFYQPKVDIITNKMIGVEALIRWFHPKKGIIPPSKFIPIAEETGLILPIGEWVLLEGCKQNKIWQQSNYSPIGMSINLSTHQFEHPSIINTIKDTLSKTQLDPKWLELEITESIAVKSFEYASKKLAKLKEIGVSVAMDDFGTGYSSFSYLKHLPIDTLKIDKTFLDDVAKDTNEELITASMINLGKRLNLTVVAEGVENNEQLSFLKTNKCNIAQGYLFSEPIPSTEIEKLF, from the coding sequence ATGTTTATTTACTTAATACTGTTCATATCAATTGCACTAATTATATATATGTATGTAAAATACATTTTACTTAATAATGAACTTAAAAATTCCAAGAAATTAATGAATTTAATCTTATCTCATATTGGTGATGGGGTTATTATTTCAGATAATAATGGAAATACTATTTCAACTAATTCAATAGTTAATAGTATTACAAATATAGATGAAAAGAATCTAAAAAATCTCTCTTCTGATTCAGTTTTAAAGACTATATCTAAAATTATATATCAAAATTCCCAAGATGAAAATTCTAAAGATAGTACAAACTTAATTTGTGAGGATGATTGTATTAACAAGTCAGTATTATTTACTAAGAAAAGAAATGGAAAAACTTATAACAAAGTAACAATATTACATAACCTATTTGAATGCTCTACTGCACACCAAATAATACATAAAATGGCTCACTACGACTCATTAACTGGTTTAGCAAACAGAAGTTATATAAATGAACTCTTAAGCTTAGAATTAAAAACATCTAAAGAAAACAAAACACAAACTGCTGTTGTATTTATAGACCTAGATAATTTTAAAATTATTAATGATACTTTGGGCCATGATATTGGAGACCTTGTTTTAAAAGAAGTTAGTTCAAAAATTCAAGAACATTTAGGCAACGAAGCTCATACTGGACGACTGGGTGGAGATGAGTTTTTAATTATTTTACCTGCAATTAAAAGCCCTAAAGATTCACTAAATAAAATCAATAACCTTTTAAATGATCTAAATGGTTCAATTACCATAGATAATAAAGAAGTTTTTATAACTGCTAGTGCTGGAATATCTGTTTGTCCCTTGCATAGCTATGATGCAAAAACTTTACTAAAAAATGCTGATATCGCTATGTATAATGCCAAAAACAAAGGAAAAAACCAATGTCTTTTATTTAATGAGGAAATGAGTATAGAGAGATCTACAAAGCTTGAAATTATTGAAGATTTAAAAAATGCGATTGAAAATAATGAATTTAAACTTTTTTATCAACCAAAGGTTGACATAATAACTAACAAAATGATTGGAGTGGAAGCACTAATAAGGTGGTTTCACCCCAAAAAAGGAATTATTCCACCTTCTAAATTTATACCTATTGCTGAAGAAACTGGTTTAATACTCCCAATAGGAGAATGGGTGTTATTAGAAGGATGTAAGCAAAATAAAATATGGCAACAATCAAACTATTCACCTATTGGTATGTCAATAAATTTATCTACCCATCAATTTGAGCACCCTAGTATTATTAATACAATAAAAGATACATTAAGCAAAACTCAGTTAGATCCTAAGTGGCTAGAACTCGAAATTACTGAAAGTATTGCTGTAAAATCTTTTGAGTATGCCTCAAAAAAATTAGCCAAATTAAAAGAAATAGGAGTTTCAGTAGCAATGGACGACTTTGGAACAGGGTACTCCTCCTTTAGCTACCTAAAACACCTGCCTATTGATACTTTGAAAATTGATAAAACTTTTCTAGATGATGTAGCTAAGGACACAAATGAAGAATTAATTACAGCTTCAATGATAAATTTAGGAAAGAGGTTAAATCTCACAGTGGTAGCAGAAGGTGTTGAAAACAATGAACAACTATCCTTTTTAAAAACAAATAAATGTAACATTGCGCAAGGATATCTATTTAGTGAGCCTATTCCCTCCACTGAAATTGAAAAATTATTTTAA
- a CDS encoding NAD(P)/FAD-dependent oxidoreductase produces the protein MKDRIIIIGSGTAALSSIKAIREINTDSEILVLGEENFYPYYRTKISKGLLDGLNEDKLLLKKKDWYSSNNVKIHLGHKVISIEPDKKAITLENGKTVIYDKLLITTGATNNIPPINGINKTGAFTLRNLNNAYDVLDYINVCETILLIGGGIQNLEVANILSKEGKKVIIAEFAARLMPKLLDDYASNYLKEAMESQGVKILLNTQVEEIQGDEKVQGFKTKSGIEYSCDMIIYSTGIKPNVEIAYNTQIEINKGIIVNEKMETNIKDIFAAGDVTEFNSRVYGLWNISSEQGNVAGANICGEDSIFTPPIQFSSMNAFDLSLFSIGDIEESNETNLFTQIDLDKENSKYYKVLVRNDKIVGAIILGDQKRAMIIKKLIENKVDIKYDESSFTSINDFIEIIKTLK, from the coding sequence ATGAAGGATCGAATTATTATAATTGGTAGTGGTACTGCTGCTCTTTCTTCGATAAAGGCAATACGAGAAATAAATACTGATAGCGAAATTTTAGTACTAGGAGAAGAAAACTTTTATCCATATTATAGAACTAAAATTTCTAAAGGTCTTTTAGATGGATTAAACGAAGACAAGCTTTTACTTAAAAAGAAAGATTGGTATTCTTCTAATAACGTTAAAATTCATTTAGGTCATAAAGTAATATCAATAGAACCTGATAAAAAGGCTATAACCTTGGAAAATGGAAAGACTGTGATTTATGATAAATTACTTATTACTACAGGCGCAACTAATAATATTCCACCTATTAATGGAATAAATAAAACCGGAGCCTTTACACTCAGGAATTTAAATAATGCTTACGATGTATTAGATTACATTAATGTGTGTGAAACTATACTACTTATTGGTGGAGGAATTCAAAATCTAGAGGTAGCTAATATATTATCTAAAGAAGGTAAAAAAGTTATAATTGCAGAGTTTGCAGCTAGATTAATGCCCAAATTACTTGATGACTATGCGTCAAATTATTTAAAAGAAGCAATGGAATCACAAGGTGTTAAAATCTTACTAAATACACAAGTTGAAGAAATTCAAGGAGATGAAAAAGTACAAGGTTTTAAAACAAAGTCTGGTATTGAGTATTCTTGTGATATGATAATTTACTCTACTGGAATAAAGCCAAATGTTGAAATAGCTTATAATACGCAAATTGAAATTAATAAAGGTATCATTGTTAATGAAAAAATGGAAACAAATATAAAAGATATTTTTGCTGCAGGAGATGTAACTGAATTTAATAGTAGGGTTTATGGTTTATGGAACATTTCATCTGAACAAGGAAATGTCGCTGGAGCCAATATTTGTGGCGAAGATAGTATTTTCACCCCTCCTATTCAATTTTCTTCAATGAATGCCTTTGATTTATCTCTTTTTTCAATTGGAGATATTGAAGAATCTAATGAAACAAATTTGTTTACTCAAATAGATTTAGATAAGGAAAACAGTAAATATTATAAAGTTTTAGTTAGAAATGACAAGATAGTTGGTGCTATAATTCTTGGCGATCAAAAAAGGGCAATGATTATAAAAAAACTAATTGAAAATAAGGTTGATATTAAATATGATGAATCTTCTTTTACCTCAATAAATGACTTTATAGAAATAATTAAAACCTTAAAATAA
- a CDS encoding MBL fold metallo-hydrolase → MKELKKGVYWVGATDWKVRHFHGYELSTHRGSTYNSYLIKDEKTVLIDTVWEPLTDRFLENLREVTDISKIDYVVMNHFEPDHSGALPVIMEYIPNATVIVSKGGLETATRHYHKNWNFKVVKTGDKISIGKNELVFIEATMLHWPDSMFTYLTGENILFSNDAFGQHFASSSIFNDEVDEFEVDQESLKYYANILTPFSRFVTKKIDQIKGLGLPVDMIAPSHGIIWRKDPMKIVDKYYEWAKGNSEKSVVIVYNSMWGATYKMAAFIAKGLEASGVSYKILNAATADRNDIIAEIFKSKGILLGSSTVNNGLLTSLLPVIEDLIGLKFINKVGASFGSYGWSGESPKILSDYLLKANIKVLQDELKIKYMPDEKELDDCITFGKNFADKLLQEFV, encoded by the coding sequence ATGAAGGAATTAAAAAAAGGAGTATATTGGGTAGGGGCTACCGACTGGAAAGTACGTCATTTTCATGGATATGAATTATCAACCCACCGCGGGAGTACTTATAATTCTTATTTAATTAAAGATGAAAAAACGGTTCTTATTGATACCGTATGGGAACCTTTGACTGATAGATTTCTTGAGAACTTGCGTGAGGTAACAGATATATCAAAAATTGATTATGTAGTCATGAATCATTTTGAACCAGATCATTCTGGTGCTTTACCAGTTATTATGGAATATATACCAAATGCTACTGTGATAGTTTCAAAAGGCGGTTTAGAAACAGCTACAAGGCATTATCATAAAAATTGGAACTTTAAAGTTGTAAAAACTGGCGATAAAATAAGTATTGGTAAAAATGAGCTTGTTTTTATTGAAGCAACTATGCTCCATTGGCCTGACAGCATGTTTACATATCTAACAGGTGAAAATATATTATTTTCAAATGATGCCTTTGGACAACACTTTGCATCCTCAAGTATTTTTAATGATGAGGTTGACGAATTTGAGGTAGATCAAGAGTCTCTTAAATATTATGCAAATATCTTAACCCCATTTAGCAGATTTGTTACTAAAAAAATTGATCAAATTAAAGGACTAGGATTACCAGTCGATATGATTGCTCCAAGTCATGGTATCATCTGGAGAAAAGATCCTATGAAGATTGTTGATAAGTATTATGAATGGGCAAAAGGTAATTCAGAAAAAAGTGTGGTAATTGTTTATAACTCTATGTGGGGCGCTACATATAAGATGGCAGCATTTATTGCAAAAGGATTAGAAGCTTCCGGTGTAAGTTATAAAATACTCAACGCAGCCACTGCTGATAGAAATGATATCATAGCTGAAATATTTAAATCCAAAGGAATTTTACTTGGTTCTTCTACTGTAAATAATGGACTTCTCACATCTCTTTTGCCAGTTATTGAAGATTTAATTGGTCTTAAGTTCATAAATAAGGTTGGTGCTTCTTTTGGAAGTTATGGCTGGAGTGGGGAATCTCCAAAGATTCTCTCTGATTATTTATTAAAAGCAAATATAAAAGTACTACAAGATGAATTAAAAATTAAATACATGCCTGATGAAAAAGAATTAGACGATTGTATTACCTTTGGAAAAAACTTTGCTGATAAATTACTTCAAGAATTTGTATAG
- a CDS encoding ribosomal maturation YjgA family protein, giving the protein MIYKRNRTLYGIIIILVIVLGLMTRRFKNLYLGDILWALMIFFIVGFIFIKIKLKIAALIATSFCFIIEFSQLYHADWIDKIRQNTLGGLILGYVFSWPDLLAYLVGIGAGVILELIIYGIKNRNS; this is encoded by the coding sequence ATTATCTATAAGCGTAATAGAACTCTATATGGTATTATAATAATTCTAGTAATAGTTTTAGGATTAATGACAAGAAGATTCAAAAATTTATATTTAGGAGATATTTTATGGGCTCTTATGATATTTTTTATTGTGGGCTTCATTTTTATAAAAATAAAGCTGAAAATAGCAGCATTAATAGCAACCTCTTTCTGTTTTATCATAGAATTTAGTCAATTATATCATGCAGATTGGATTGATAAGATAAGGCAAAATACTTTAGGTGGATTGATATTAGGGTATGTATTTTCTTGGCCAGATTTATTAGCCTATTTAGTTGGAATAGGAGCCGGAGTTATTCTAGAACTTATAATTTATGGGATTAAAAATAGGAATTCTTAA
- a CDS encoding SDR family oxidoreductase, which produces MKKILVTGAEGFFASRFIEYYKNEFNIVALNKKDLEITKEESIEQIKYINPDYVVHAAAISDTGLCERNPELSYKVNVEGSINVAKGCEASKAKLIYLSSDQVYNANIQSGPYSEECIVVPNTVYGKHKIEAENHIAKMVDDAVILRLTWLFSLPERNKKVNSNIIWNIIKAAVKNQSISLPANEYRGITYVYDLIRNISKIINIPGGIYNAGSENNLSTYEIGKSIIEQMGLSNRVEDILIKDTDRYKDSKRDLRISNKKLNNMDVSFPDTQEAIINCLKEFSYLNL; this is translated from the coding sequence ATGAAAAAAATATTAGTTACAGGAGCAGAAGGGTTTTTTGCTTCAAGATTTATTGAATATTATAAAAATGAGTTTAATATAGTTGCTTTAAATAAGAAGGATTTAGAGATAACAAAAGAAGAAAGCATAGAACAAATAAAATATATAAATCCGGATTATGTTGTCCATGCGGCGGCAATATCTGATACTGGGCTTTGTGAGAGAAATCCAGAACTATCATATAAAGTTAATGTAGAAGGTTCAATAAATGTAGCTAAGGGCTGTGAAGCATCGAAAGCAAAACTAATATACCTTAGTTCTGATCAAGTATATAATGCAAATATTCAAAGCGGCCCTTATAGTGAAGAATGCATAGTCGTACCAAATACTGTTTATGGAAAACATAAAATTGAGGCAGAAAATCATATAGCGAAAATGGTAGATGATGCTGTAATTTTAAGATTAACTTGGCTTTTTAGTTTACCAGAGAGAAATAAAAAGGTTAATTCAAATATAATTTGGAATATTATAAAAGCCGCAGTTAAAAATCAAAGCATTAGTTTGCCTGCAAATGAGTATAGAGGTATTACTTACGTTTATGATTTAATACGAAACATTAGTAAGATAATTAATATTCCAGGTGGAATATATAATGCAGGAAGTGAAAATAACTTAAGTACTTATGAAATAGGGAAGAGCATTATAGAACAGATGGGATTAAGTAATAGAGTAGAAGATATCTTAATAAAAGATACAGATAGATATAAAGATAGTAAGAGAGATTTAAGGATATCAAATAAAAAACTAAATAATATGGATGTAAGCTTTCCAGATACACAAGAAGCTATTATTAATTGTTTAAAGGAATTTTCTTATTTAAATTTGTAA